In Tubulanus polymorphus chromosome 2, tnTubPoly1.2, whole genome shotgun sequence, a single window of DNA contains:
- the LOC141900154 gene encoding uncharacterized protein LOC141900154 translates to MKLFVTVVFVVRLGFVVGKATGAPPSTCDDMSPKHNGIELENPPLYKFEFLGVATTSGQHVNERVNVRVNEPFTVIVNPKNRTHKFKGLSVRPLVIDNPTGYINMRVKMYDTRFVEKQCKSDEPLANKYITHTDKLPKSYFNATITLNAIPKDGFYFWATIVTNYTSYSRILSPKINVMEGIRAPSSSSTVCFSALLFSFVAAAIMILKEATN, encoded by the exons ATGAAACTTTTTGTGACGGTTGTTTTTGTGGTGCGCCTGGGATTCGTCGTCGGAAAAGCAACTGGAGCACCGCCAAGTACATGCGATGATATGAGCCCTAAACATAATGGCATTGAGTTGGAAAATCCACCTCTTTATAAATTCGAGTTCCTTGGAGTAGCAACTACGAGCGGCCAGCACGTGAATGAACGCGTAAATGTACGCGTAAATGAACCGTTTACTGTGATAG TCAATCCTAAAAATCGGACCCATAAATTCAAGGGACTGTCGGTCCGACCTCTTGTTATAGATAACCCTACAGGGTACATAAATATGAGGGTGAAGATGTATGATACACGATTTGTAGAGAAGCAATGTAAATCAGATGAACCACTAGCTAACAAATACATCACACATACAGACAAACTACCGAAGTCCTATTTCAACGCAACCATTACACTAAATGCTATACCTAAGGatggtttttatttttg GGCGACAATTGTTACTAACTATACCAGCTACTCCAGGATTCTTTCACCCAAGATCAATGTTATGGAAGGTATTCGTG ctcCATCAAGCTCTTCGACAGTGTGTTTCAGCGCATTGTTATTCTCATTCGTTGCGGCAGCGATCATGATTTTGAAAGAAGCTACAAACTAG
- the LOC141899423 gene encoding failed axon connections homolog — protein sequence MDKETLIASSVLISVAAVSTCLLYKIYSGFTSPKNKTWPRDVVIVFHIGKGPGAPTLSPFSLKLLTYLRMAGIPYQTVCGRNFSSKGKIPWVIYNGTVVEDTEFITRYFNENFEIDLNKHLSAQEKATSLAFRRLIEEHLFWSQCGSAFDTDDISAVSSLMPYGPVMLWVVTALLRWVIRKEMWCHGIGRHSRKDYLDAGSYDLRSLATFLGDRTFLMGDEPSEVDCTVFGFLAQILWHMPNSHHYQVMTEELPNLERYCERMRERFWPDWEEIIGRKSND from the exons ATGGACAAAGAAACATTAATTGCGAGTTCGGTTCTAATATCCGTCGCGGCGGTTTCAACATGTTTACTTTACAAGATTTACTCAGGGTTTACTTCACCAAA AAATAAGACTTGGCCTCGAGATGTAGTCATTGTATTTCACATTGGAAAAGGACCTGGCGCACCGACGCTGTCACCGTTTTCACTTAAGCTGTTGACATACCTCAGAATGGCCGGTATTCCGTACCAG ACAGTTTGTGGTAGGAATTTCTCATCTAAAGGCAAAATACCTTGGGTTATTTATAACGGGACAGTGGTCGAAGACACTGAATTCATTACgcgttatttcaatgaaaactttgaaattgatttgaacAAACATCTGTCCGCCCAGGAAAAAGCGACGTCCTTGGCCTTCAGGAGATTAATTGAGGAACACCTCTTTTG GTCTCAATGTGGAAGCGCATTCGACACTGATGATATAAGTGCGGTATCGAGTTTGATGCCGTATGGACCTGTCATGCTGTGGGTTGTTACAGCCCTTTTACGTTGGGTAATTCGTAAAGAGATGTGGTGCCATGGTATCGGTCGGCATTCACGCAAAGATTACCTCGATGCCGGCTCGTATGACCTACGATCTCTCGCTACATTTCTAG GTGATAGGACTTTTCTCATGGGTGACGAACCAAGCGAAGTAGATTGCACGGTGTTCGGATTTCTGGCGCAGATATTGTGGCATATGCCGAATTCTCATCATTATCAAGTGATGACCG AGGAGCTACCAAATCTGGAGAGATATTGTGAGCGAATGCGGGAAAGATTCTGGCCTGACTGGGAGGAAATTATTGGCAGGAAAAGTAACGATTAG